From Pseudodesulfovibrio nedwellii:
GCAGCTTGTTGACCACGAGGGTAGCCAGAGCTTCGCCTTCGATGTCTTCAGCGATGATCATGAGCGGCTTGGACATCTTGGCGCACTGTTCGAGTACGGGCAGGAGTTCCTTCATGTTGGAGATCTTCTTCTCGTTGATGAGAATGAGGGGCTCTTCCATTTCGCAGGTCATGCGTTCGGTGTTGGTGACGAAGTAGGGGGAGAGGTAGCCGCGATCGAACTGCATACCTTCGACGACGTCGAGGGTGGTGTCCAGACCTTTGGCTTCTTCTACGGTAATAACGCCTTCTTTGCCGACCTTGTTCATGGCTTCGGCGATGATGTTACCGATGGTAGCATCATTGTTGGCGGAGATGGTGCCAACCTGAGCGATTTCTTTCTGGTCACGAGTCGGCTTGGCGACTTTTTCCAGATCAGCGACGATGGCTTCGACAGCTTTGTCGATACCGCGCTTGATGGACATGGGGGAGCGACCGGCGGCAACGAGCTTCACACCTTCGGTGAAGATAGCCTGTGCCAGAACGGTAGCAGTGGTGGTGCCGTCACCGGCAACGTCGGAAGTCTTGGAGGCAACTTCCTTGACCATCTGTGCGCCCATGTTCTCGAACTTGTCTTCCAGCTCGATTTCCTTGGCAACGGACACGCCGTCCTTGGTGATGACGGGGGAGCCGAAGGACTTCTCCATCACAACGTTACGGCCCTTGGGTCCGAGGGTGACTTTGACTGCGTCAGCCAGTTTGTCAACACCCGCTTTCAGTTTTTCACGGGCCTTGGCATCGAAAAGTATTTCTTTCGCCATGGTGTATACTCCTTAGAAGAAATGTTTGTGTATGAATTCGGTGAATGTAACGACTAGTCGACGATAGCGAGGATGTCTTCCTCACGCATGACCAGATGTTCCACGCCTTCGATGTTGATTTCCATTCCGGCGTATTTGGCAAACAGCACGGAATCGCCGACCTTAACGGTCAGGGCAACGCGGTCGCCAGCGTCGTTCGGCTTACCGGGACCGGCAGCGACGATTTCACCCTTCATGGGCTTTTCCTTGGCAGAATCCGGGATGTAGATGCCACCCGCGGTTTTCTCTTCCATTTCCAGACGCTTGACCAAGACGCGGTCGTTCAGCGGTTTCAGTTCCATCCTTTATTACCTCCAAAGGGAATAATTTGATTTTTTGTGGGTCGGCATGTGCTACCAGACGGCCCATTATGCTGCGTGAAAGATAAACACCGCGTTCAGAGTGTCAAGCTGGATAGGCAAAAAAAATCCAGTCCGTAGAGAGTGAAAAACAGGTTTATATCCCATTATTTGAGATATGTCGGTTAACCTACTGATTTTATAAAAATATTATAAATAATAATAGTTACTGCTAATTGAAGCCCGTTGATTGCATAATATTTGATGTACCGCAAACGGAGGTCGTCAATATGTCGAGTGCAGATCGTTCCGGTTATTTGGCATTATTTCATAAGGACCACGACACGGAGCCGGTGCTTCACGCCATTGATTATGAGCATTGAGCATGTGCCCTCCCCATTCCGTGCAAACATTGGTCGGTACGGTGTGACCTTGTAGGTTCGCTCCAGTGAGAGAGAATTGATAAATAGAAGATACTTTGACCCCGGATATGTCGGTGTCCGGGGTTTTCCTTTTGGATGAGATTGCTGTCACAGAACAGTCGAAAGAGCGTCACCAAAGTGTGGTGTTTTGTCATGAAGGCGGCGCGAATTCGGCAGGGATTCATCATAGGGTTCGGCAACCAATCACCCTAGGAGGAATGAATGGAAGATCGCATAGCCGGTCCGATTTTCAATCTTGATTCGCCTTTTGCCGACCCTGTTCGTCACACCTTGTTTTCCATACTCAAGAAGCCGCTTGCCAAGGTGCTTCGGCTTGATACGCTTAATTCTATGTATTCGACGCTTCAGGAAAAGGGCGGCGATGCTTCGTTTGTGGAGCAGACATTGGATATGCTCGGCGTGAAGTTCTCCGTGGACGGCCAACCTGTAGGCCGTGTGCCAAAGACCGGGCCGCTGGTCGCGGTGTGTAACCATCCATTTGGCGTACTGGAGGGACTGCTGCTCGTCCGGGTTTTGCGTGAGGTTCGGTCGGACATTAAGATTATGGCGAATTTTATGCTCGGAATGATTCCCGAGATGGACGACTTGATTATCGAGGTTGATCCGTTCGGGAACCTCGGCTCCACCAAGAAGAATATAGCCGGACTCAAGGCGTGTATGCGTTGGCTCAAGGGCGGCGGTATGCTCGTGGTTTTTCCGGCGGGAGAAGTGTCGAGTCTTAAGGTCAAGAAAGGGATGGTGGCCGATCCAAAATGGAGTCCCATGATCGGCAGGATTATTCGCAAGACCGGAGCTAACGCGCTACCGGTCTTTTTTGATGGCCGCAATTCCGGACTGTTTCAGACGCTTGGTTTGATCCATCCTCGTTTGCGAACCATGCTTTTGCCGCATGAGAACCTGCGTCATGCCTCGAAGGATGTCATCCGTATGGGGCTTGGCTCGACCATTGCCAGCGAGAAGATGCGCGAGTTCGATAGTGATCAGG
This genomic window contains:
- the groES gene encoding co-chaperone GroES translates to MELKPLNDRVLVKRLEMEEKTAGGIYIPDSAKEKPMKGEIVAAGPGKPNDAGDRVALTVKVGDSVLFAKYAGMEINIEGVEHLVMREEDILAIVD